The genomic segment ATCGAAACCTTTTACAACCCGGTGCGCCTCCACAGCTCGCTGGGCTATCAATCGCCCGTGGAATACGAACAATCCCTCAACCACAGCTAACCCCCGAAACCGTGTCCGCGCTTTCAAAGTAAGATCAGGTTGCGAGGAACGAGCTACCCCGGGTTGCATTCGGAGCAGATATCTACCTCGAAGAGGTTGCGCATGGGCGCGGCCCGCCTTTCCTTTGTCAAACCCCTCCCAGCAGATATTTCGCCGCCTGCTCCACATCCTTATCCCCGCGCCCCGAAAGGTTCGCGATGATGATGGAATCCTTCGGGAGGCTCCCCGCGATTTTCGAGACGTAGGCCATCGCATGCGAGCTCTCCAGCGCGGGCAGGATGCCCTCCGTGTGCGCCAGTTCCTTGAACGCGGACAGCGCCTCGTCGTCCGTCGCGTAGGTGTATTCCACCCGGCCGATGTTTTGAAGGTAGGCATGTTCCGGCCCCACGGCGGCATAATCGAGGCCTGCGGAAACCGAATGCGTCAGCTCGATCTGCCCGTCCTCGTTCGCCAGCAACCAGGTCTTCGTGCCTTGCAGCACGCCCAGCTTGCCGCCTTGGAAACGCGCCGCGTGCTTCTCCGGCAGAATGCCTAGACCACCAGCCTCCACGCCCACCATGCGGACGTCCTCGTCCTGCAGGAAGGGATGGAACAGGCCGATCGCATTCGATCCGCCTCCGACACAAGCCACCAGCAGGTCCGGCAAGCGGCCCTCCTTCGCCAGAATCTGCTCGCGGGCTTCCAAGCCGATCACGCGGTGGAAATCGCGGACCATCATCGGGAAGGGATGCGAGCCCAGCGCCGAGCCGAGAATGTAGTGGGTGTGATCCACCGTGGCCACCCAGTCGCGCATGGCCTCGTTCACCGCTTCCTTCAGCGTCGCTTGGCCCGCCGTCACCGCGCGGACCTCGGCACCCATCAGGCGCATGCGGGCCACGTTCAGGGCCTGACGCTCCATGTCAACGGCACCCATGTAAACCACGCAGTCCATGCCGAAACGCGCGCACACCGTCGCCGTCGCCACGCCGTGCTGGCCGGCCCCGGTCTCCGCGATGATCCGCTTCTTGCCGAGCCGCTTCGCCAGCAGGATCTGGCCGATCGCGTTGTTGATCTTGTGAGCGCCCGTGTGCAGCAGGTCTTCCCGCTTCAGGTAAATCTTCGCGCCGCCCAGCTTTTCCGTCCATCGCTCCGCGAAATACAGTGGAGTCGGCCGGCCCACGTAATTCGTGAGCAAGTCGTCCAGTTCCCGTTGGAATTCCGGATCCTTCCGGGCCTCGTCGTAGGCCGTGGACAGCTCCTGCAGGGGAGCCATCAGGGTTTCCGGAACGAACATCCCGCCGAACTGTCCGAAGTGGCCGGTCGCGTCGGGAAGGGGAGTCGTCAGTGTTGGCATCGCGGCGGGAAGAAACCACAGCCGGACCCGGATGACAGCGGAAAAATCCGGGCAAAAGCCCTGCTGCCGATCCAACAGGAGAAAACCGAGGAAATGGAGAGGAAGCCCAGAGGCTTCCTTCCCTCACTTTCCTCCTGTTCCAATCCTTCGCTATCCCTGCAAAAACGGCTCCACGTCTAGGAAGTCCTGCCCGTGGATGATCTCTGCCAGGATCGGCACGCCGGTGAGCTGCTCGATCATCCCTTTGTTCGTGATCGCCGCGGTATCCAGCTCGTCCGCCAGATGATTCATGACCAGTCCGGCGATCGTCAGACCTTTCGCGCGGATCGAATCAACCGTCAGGATCGTATGGTTCAGGGCACCGAGCCGGTTTCCCACCACGAGGATCACCGGCAGGCCGAGATCCTTCGCCAAGTCTGCCATATCGTAGCCATCCGCCAGCGGCACGCGCCATCCGCCCGCTCCTTCCACGATCACCTGGCGATGCTCGCAGGCGAAGCTGCGATACTTCGCGATCAGGTCCTGCGGATCCACCGGGCGGTTCTCCAGCATGCCCGCGACCAAGGGCGCCACCGACGCCTTCAACCACACGGGATTCACCTCGTCCGGAGTCAGTCCGCCGGAAGCTGCTGCCAGATGGACGGCGTCGTCGCGATCGCCGCAGCACACCGGCTTGAAGCCTGCGGCATCGATTCCCTCGGCCCGGAGGGCCTCCACCAGCAGGCAGGAAAACCTAGTCTTGCCGACTCCCGTGTCCGTTCCGGTGACGAAGTAACTCACGCCGCAGCCGTGGCCGCAGCTATCCCGCCGGTCAAGGCTGATCCTGCTCGGGCACCACGTAAGCCTTCGGCGGCCGCTGTCCCGGCGCATAATACTCGCCGGTGCCTTCCAGATGGCGCTTAATCAGAAACCAGATCGCGATCGCGAGCAGCAGCGACACGATCTTCGGGATCCAGTTCTTTCGGAGCGCCTTTTTCATTTTTGTCGTCGTTCGCGAGGAAGATCTGGGCCATCCGCGCGCGGAACTTTTCCTCGCCCAAATTCCGCTCCAGCACGCCCTCGATGCAAATGGAAATCGCGCCGGTTTCCTCGCTCACGATCACCGCCACGCAGTCGGTTTCCTCCGTCACCCCGATCGCCGCGCGGTGGCGCAGGCCGATCGAGCGGTCGCTCAGTTCCCGCTGGCTCACGGGGAAGACGCAGGCTGCGGCGGACATCTTCTTGTCAGCGATCACCATGCCGCCGTCATGCAGCGGCGTCTTCGGGAAGAAAATCGTCATCGCCAGCTCCGGGGAGAAATCCGCGTTGAGCCTCACTCCGGTCTCCTCGAAGGGCTTCAGGTCGATGTCCCGCTCGATCGCGAAGAGCGCGCCGATGCGCTTTTTGGACAACATCACCACCGAGTCCTCGAAGACCTCCAGGAAGTCGAGCTGGCTCTTGTTGCTGAAATTGAAGAGCCGGCTGCTCCCCAGCTTGGAGAGGGCGTTGCGCAGCTCCGGCTGGAAGATGATCGGCAGCGAGAACAGCAGTAGGATCGCCGCCCGCTGCACCAGCCACCAGATTACTTGGAACTCGAACTGGGAGAGGATCAGCGTGACCGAAACCAAGATCACCACCAGTCCGACCAGAATACGCGCGCCGCGGGTGGCCCGGAAGGCGCGGTAAATCTGATAGATCGCGACGGCCAGGATCAGAATTTCGACCCCGTCCCGCCAGTGATCTCTTAGCTGCTCCCACGCCATTGCGCCACGGATACTACCCCCTCCACCAGCAAGCTGTCATTTCCTTTCGGCCCGCAGGCGAAATTCGTCCCTCAGTAGCAGTAGGGAGCGTAGTAGCCCGGATAATAGCCGCCGTGGTGGTGGTGATTGTGATGTCCCACCGCATAGCCGATCAGTCCGGCTGCCGCGATACCGGCTGCCGCTGCACCCGGATCCACGCTCTGCACCGGGCGCCCGTAGGCATCATAGGTGGTCATGCAGGAAGTTCCGGTCACTGCCACCAAAAGGGCGGCTGTCTTGAGGAGGAGCGCTTTCATCGATGATCGTGATTTCCCCGCTTGGACGCGGGCACTCTTGGATTATTCGGGAAAATTCACGCCCTGCAAGATTGCCTCCGCCATCCGCAGTGCCTGGTGGTTTGGCTTCACCTCGTGCACCCGGTGGATCATCACCCCGGCCTCCCGGGTGGAAGCGGTGATCGCCACCGTCGGCCAAGCCCGGTCAGCCAGGTCGTCGCTGCCCAAGGCCTTTCCGATAAAAGACTTCCGCGAGACGCCGAGCAACACAGGGCGACCGCCCACGGTGAGGCTACCGATGTCCCGCAGGAGCTTGAGATTGTGCCGGATCGTCTTCCCGAAGCCGATTCCCGGATCGAAGCAAATCGCCTCCCGCCGGATACCCCCCCGCTCCAAGGTGGCGAGACGCTCTTCGAAAAACTCCCGGACCTCCGCCACCACATCTTCATAGTGCGGTGCCACCTGCATCGTCCGCGGGTCGCCCTGCATGTGCATCACCACCACGCCGCAACCGCTCGCCGCGCAGACCCGGACCATCTCCGGATCCGCGGTCAGGCCGCTCACGTCGTTCACTACATCTGCCCCGGCCAGCAGTGCTGCCTCCGCGACCGCTGCCTTCGAGGTATCGATCGAAATGCACCCGTCCCACTCCGCTCGCAGCGCGTCGATCACCGGCCGGGTGCGGGCGATCTCTTCCGCGATGGCCACCTCCGGCGCGCCGGGTCGGGTCGATTCTCCGCCCACATCGATGATCTCCGCGCCGTCCCTAATCATCGTGCGAGCATGCTTCAGGGCAGCCTCCACCCCGGCATGCCGTCCGCCGTCCGAAAAGGAATCCGGGGTCACATTCAGAATCCCCATGATTTTTCCCTGCCGGGTCAGATCCATCCGCGAACGCGCCGTTTGCCACCACATGCCGGGTGGGAAATGGCCACTTGCCGCCGCTACCGCCAAGTCATAATCTCCGCGCCATGAACTTCAAAACCCTGCTTGCCACCACGCTCCTGCTCGCGGGAGTCGCCGCCGCCGCCGTGCCCGGCTTGGAGGTCAAGGGCCCCTACGCCAGCGTGAAGCGGAACAAGGACGGCTCCTACGAGGAATTCTCCCGCCCGCCGGACGAGCGCACCATCACCAAGAAGCTCAAGAACGCGAACGGCACGCTGCTCACCACCACCGTGTATCGCCTCACCCCGCAGGGTCATCCGCTCACCTGCGACATCTTCGATGGCAAGGGCACCCGTCTTTTCAAATCCCGCTACGGCTACGACAAGCGCCCGGGCCTGACCTTCGGCAAGCTGCTGGAGGAGCAGATGTTCGATGCCCGCGTGACCCGCAAGGACCCGCAGACCGGCGAGGAGATGCCGATCCGCCGCTTCATTTACACCTACGACGCCCGCGGCAACCGCAACGCGCCGATCGCCATCAACCTGGTCCCCGGCAAGATGGCGGAAGACGTCTTCGGTCCCTCCGGCCTGCAGTTCGACCCCTTCGAAGGACACCCGCTGCCCGGCAAGGACACGGCGAATCCGAAGGGCCAGAAGATCGGGAAGTGATCGGTCTTTCGCATGCGACCGCAAACTCTCCTGCCGTGTCTCCTCGGCGCGGCTGTCGGTGCCGCCGGGTGGATGCAAGCCCTGCACTGGAAGTCCGCCGCGCCCGCGCAGGGCGATGACGAGTCCTCCGCGCGCATCATCGCCTTGGAAGACGAAGTCGCGCTGCTGAAGCGCGAGAATGAGAGCCTGCGCTCGCTCGCGCAGGGCGGCGGCGATTTCAAGGTCGAGCCCGAACTCATCACCTTCGTCGAGCAAGCGCTCGGCTTGAACTTCCGCAGCAGCCCGGTCATCCACCAGATCGCGGTGGAGGAACTGCGCGGCCGCGTCCAAGCCACCATCGAGTCCCGCTACGACACTCATGGCCTCGACTCCCGCGAGCAGGCATGGAAGCTCATGGGCCTGCTTGGTGCCGAGGACCGCTTCGCCCCGCAGTTCGCCCTCACCAAGTCCGAGGGCGCCCGCTCCTGGTTCGATGAAGAGAGCGGCGAGGGCTGGGTGACCAACCGCTTCGACCCGCAATCCATCCCGGATCAAGCCGCGGTGGTCCGCAGCTTGGTGCGCATCCTCATCCACCAGAACTACCCGCCCGGCACCGGCTGGCCCGGCGATGAGATCGCGAACTCCCGGGAAGCCCTTCACCATGGCACCGCCATCGCGATCGAAAGCCGCTTCCTCGCCCGTCAGGCCCTCGCCACCGGCTTCACCGGCGCGCAGGAAGACCAAGGCGTGCGCGGCCTCTTGGATTCCCTGCCCGCCTATGTCCGGGGACTCGCCACCTTTCCCTCCTCGCTGGGCATCCGCCTTGCCAGCCGCCTGATGGATCAGGAGGAGATCCTCTCCGGCCTCAAGCGTCCGCCCGAATTCACCGCTGCCTACTTCCCGGCCGGGGAGGAAATCGAGAAGCCGGATCCGCCCGCACTCCCGGTTACCCCCGGAAACCAGCTCGTCGAGGAATCCGCCGGCATGCTCGGCCTGAACCTGTGGCTTGAGCCGCTGGGCCCGGAGTCAGCCCCCATCGCCGATAGCTGGCGCGGAGACCGCTATCGTCTCTTCGCCACCAGTGACACCGATCTCCATTTGGTATGGGATCTCCGGCTGGATTCGGAGAAGTCCGCCGATGCCTTCTCGGAAGCCGCTCGCTCGATGGTCTCTGCGATGGCCGGCACCGAGAATGATCCCGAGGCGGGCGTGATCACCGAAACCCCGGAGGCCCGCTTCATCGCCGTCGCCCGGCCTGCGCCGGATGTGGTCCGCTTCGTGAATGCGACCTCGCAAGAGATTGCGAAATCCTTTATCCCCTGAGCAATGCCCGTCGAAGCCGCCGCAGGACTTGCCGAAGCGGTGGCTGGATTGAATCCCGGCGAGCGGCAGGCTCTCGTGCGGAGACCAAGCTGGTGGCGCTTGTCATGGTCATCCTCGGGTCCGCCGCAATGCTGACGGCACTGCATTTCGGGCGAACGGACATCCGCATCCGCCAGAAGGGCTGGAGCAGTCCTTATAATGTCCAAGTGGTTTTAGCCAAAGGAGAGCGGACGAAGACAGTCCACATCGAGAGGGACGAGCTGAAGATCCTTCGCGGGCGTTGGGATACCCTGACGGTGACGGATTCCCGCTATCCCCCGTCCACCCACGCGATCTCCGGGACAAAGATGAAGCTTTGGCTCGATATAAAAACGACCCCCCGTGAAGATTTGAGGGATGCCGCCGTCAGAAAGACCGTGAACCTCATCGAGGAAAAACTTCGCAACAACGCGGAAAGGGGAAAGCCATGAGCTTCGATCCACCTCCGCTGCCGCCGGGATATGGCGAGGACGGGCCATTCAATCCTCCCGAAGGTGAAGAGCCGGATCTCGAGGTCGACTCACCACTGGTGCAGAAAGCCTCCGAGCCGGAGCTCATCCCGCCGCGGCGATCATGGCTCCCGGCACGTCTCGTCTGGATCTTCCTCGCCGCCGCCTGCCTCGGCCTCTATCTCGGCCCCCTGAGTGTGGAACTCAGCTTTCAGGACGACCGCGGGCGTATCCCGCGCGAGTTCGTGGCGACCCTCCGTCGCGGCGATGCCGAGAAGAAAGTCATTGTGGACGATGGCGATCTGCGTGTCCTGCGCTGGCGCTGGACGCATCTTGAGATCACCGATCTCTCCTACATCGGGGAAACCCATGAGATTCAGGGCAAGCACATGACCATCGCCATCGAGCGGAATACCTCGCGCAAGCTGAAGGATGCCGCCCGCGGCTCCAGCTCCATCCCGCAGCGCGGCGATCCGGATCCGCGGCACGACCGTTGACCTTGCCTCGGGCGGCTGGTCTGATCGGCTGGCCGATGGACCTCCTAGCCCTCGCCGTCACCCTCTTCCTCGTTCTCGATCCCTTCGGGAATGCGGCGATCTTCCATTCCGTTCTGGCCAAGATCCCGGAAGACCGCCGTCGCCGCGTGCTTGCCCGTGAGCTGATCTTCGCCCTCGTGATCCTGCTGGGCTTCCTCTTCGTGGGGAAATACCTCCTCGCTTTCCTCGGCGTCAGGCCCGCCACGCTTAGCATCTCCGGCGGCATCCTGCTTTTCCTCATCGCCCTGGGCATGGTCTTTCCCACCCGTTCGATGCTCGGGGAGTCAGGGGATGAAGAGCCCTTCATCGTGCCTCTGGCCGTGCCGCTCATGGCCGGCCCTTCCAGCATCGCGCTGATCTTCCTCACCGCGACCAAGTATCCTCTCCAGATCGGCTCGATCGCCCTCGCGGTGAGCGCCGCATGGCTGGTCTCCGCTGTCATCCTTTACTTCTCGCCTGCACTGCTCCGCTTGCTTGGGACGAAAGGAACCCGTGCTCTTGAGCGCCTCATGGGCCTCCTGCTCATCCTCGTCTCGGTTCAAATGTTCCTTGATGGGGTATCCACCTACAGCGCATCCTCCGCCCCGTGATTGCCCGACGCGTCATCTTCGAGGGCCGCGTGCAAGGCGTGGGTTTCCGCTATACCACCAAGGACATTGCCAAGGGCTTCGAGGTCTGCGGCACGGTCAAGAATCTCGTCGACGGCACCGTCGAACTGGAGGTCATGGGCGAGCGCGACGAGGTCGAAGCCTTCCTCAAGGAAATCGCGGAGGAGTCCCCGCTGGCCCATAACATCAAGGGCATGCACGTGAAGAACATCCCGCCGCTTGAAGGCGTGAAGGGCTTCACGATCGAGCGCTAGCGCTTTTCCCTGAATAGACCGCGGGCAGGGCCGTCTGTTCTTGTTAGAATGCCCCTGCCGAACTCCGTATCCGCCATGTCGCCCCGCCGTCCTCAAGTCTGCGTCCTCGGCAGCGCCGAGCCCGGCTCGCCCGCCTTCGAATTGGCCGCCGCCGCAGGCACTTTGTTGGCCAGGCTCGGCATCACCGTAGTCAGCGGCTGCGGCAGCCCGGCCACCCGCGTCGCTGCGGAGAGCGCGCTCGCTGCCGGAGGCGAGGTCGTCAGCATCATCCCTTCGGACGATATAAAGACGGAGAACTGGCCCTGCACCGTGCTCATCCCCTGCGGCATGGGGGATGCCCGGAATCTCCTCATGGCCCTCGCCGGAGATGCCTGCATCGTCATTGGCGGCCGCGCCGGCACCATTTCGGAAGTCTGCCTCGCATGGCTCCATCGCCGCCCCTTGCTTCCTCTAACAGGTTGCGGCGGATGGTCCGATCAGCTTGAGCAGAACCCGCCCGACGAGCGCAAGAACTCGCCGATCCTACCTTGGTCCTCGGTCGAGATGCTGCAAGCCCGCCTGAAAGAACTCGGTTTGGTCTAGGCCACTAGCGGTTCGGCCAGGTTTTGGCCAAGGCATCGTCCGATTCTCCATCGAACTCCATCAGAGAGTAGCTCCGCTTGAATTCGTCCAGCGACGCAGCTTGGTCGTTTGAGCCTAGAACCATTGCATCGATGCAGAAGTGATAGCTGGAGTAGTACCATTTGCCGTCTGATCCCTTCGCGATAAAGAGGTCATAGACCTTCGGATCCTGCTTGTGGCAGCGGGAACGATAAGCCAGCCACGAGCCGTCTTCATTGAAGATCGCTTCGCCATCATACCATTCGCCGTCACCGGGCTGTGCAGGCGTCGGAGCCGCGGCGAGGTCGGCGCGGATCGACTGGATCATCGCATCCTTCGCGGCCCTCCGTTCCCGGGTGTGATAAACGTCACCGCCGTTCCTGAGGTAGTGCAATGAAGCGCCCGCCGCGAGGACCGCGATCAAGCTCAAGGTGAGCAGCATCGTCTTGCGCTTCATGGACCGTCTCAATCTATCCGAAACTGGCGCGGGAGAAAGCATGAATCATCAAGCTCACCAGTGAAAGTAGCACCAGAAGCCCACTCAGCACCGTCCACCGTTTCGTGAACCAATCCGAGCGGTGCCGCTCCAGCCAGATCGTCCCCACAACCCACGCCGCAGGGATCAGCAGTAGCAGGAAGCCCCAGTCGCGCAGCATGAGGATCTCCCAAGGCCCTTCGCCTCTCCTGACTCGCGGGGCCGCTGCCACGAACATCGACCCGGCCAAAATCACCACGCAGTGCGCCACCGCGAAGATCGACTGCATGGCGTTGTCGCGGACGATAGGCATGGATCCTCAATCTTGTCTCAGCCCCGGCAACTCGCCACCAGCCATTCCAGATAGCCCGTGGATCCTGCCGCGATGGGGAGCGCCAGAATTTCCGGCACCTCATACGGATGCAGCTCACGGATCGCGGCCTCCAACTCCGGGTAGCAGGTGGTCTTGATGATCCCCATCACCTCGCTCGCCTGCTCCACCTTCCCCTCCCAGCGGTAGATGGATTCCACGCCGGGCAGAAGATTGACGCAGGCCGCCACTTGCCTTTCCACCAAGGCTGCGCCAATCTGTCGCGCCTGCTCGATATCCGGGAAAGTGCAAAGAACGACCATGGCGTTTTCCATGGCTCTTCTGAACACTTGAAACCGACAACTAGCAAACTCTGCCTTCTCTTTGAAACCCGGCTTCCTTGACAAAATCCTCGCCCGCATCGACCGGATCGATCCGGCGGAAGCACGCCAACTTCTCGACCGTCTGGTGCGGGAGAAGGGTTTCCTGGAGCAGGTCTTCGAGGCGCTTCACGAGGGCGTCATCGTGCTGGATGGGGAAGGGGAGATCTCCTTCATCAACGGGGCCGCCTGCCGCTTCTTCGGCCTGAATCCGGAAGCTGCCCAAGGCACCCTCATCACCGCCCGCATCCCAGGACTGGATTGGGCCTCGCTGGTGAAGCCCGGCATGGTGGTCTCGCGGGATCTGGAGATCTTCTATCCGGAGAACCGCTTCCTGAATTTCTATCTCTCGCCGATCAAACACGAGCAGTCCCCGGGCACCAATTTCGGCTGGGTCATGCTCGTCCGCGACCTGACCGTGACGCGCGCCGAGGCGGAGCAGACCTTGGAGTCCGAGCGCTTGAATGCCCTGACCCTGCTTGCCGCCGGCGTCGCCCATGAAATCGGGAATCCCCTGAACTCGCTGGACATCCATCTCCAGCTCATGGCCCGCAAGCTGAAGAAGCTGCCGCCCGGGGACCGCAAGCCGCTGGAGGAAAATCTCGAAACCGCCCGCAGCGAGATCAAGCGGCTCGATACGATCCTCCGCCAGTTCCTGCAGGCCATCCGCCCCACCACGCCGAACCGCGAGCGCTGCGATCTGCCCAAGGTGCTCTCCGACGCGCTGCGGCTCCTCGAACCGGAACTCGAAACCCGCGGCATCGCCGTCGAGCTTTCCCTCGCTACCGATTTTCCGCTCATGGAGGTGGATTCAGGGCAGTTCCAGCAGGTCTTCTACAACCTGATCCGGAATGCCTATCAGGCCATCGGCGGGGCAGGCGGCATCATCCGCGTGAGCGCCCGCGCGAACGAATACGAGGCCATCTTCACCATCGAGGACAACGGCACCGGCATCCCCCCGGAGCAGATGGGCTCCCTGTTCGAACCCTACCGCACTACCAAGCAATCCGGCACCGGCCTCGGCCTGCTGATCGTTCGCCGCGTCGTCCGCGAGCACGGTGGCGAGATCGAGGTCCAGAGCGAACCCGGCAGCGGCACCCGCATCCTCATCCATCTTCCCCGCGGTCCGCGCCCGGTCCGCTTGCTGGAAGCCGACCGCGTGATCGATATCGAAGCCAGCAGCCACTAGATGCCGGTTCCATCGTTCGGAAATTCTGAATTCGTCATTTCCTCATGACTCCGACTCTCCTGATCGCCGACGACGAACGCGCCACCCGTGATGGCCTCCGCTCCGCCTTGGAGGAGGAGTTCGAGGTATTCACCGCTTCGAATTCGAAGGAGGCACTCCAAGTCCTCAAGTCCGAGCCTATCGACCTCCTCCTCACCGATCTCCGCATGGGCGGGGATTCCGGTATGGACCTTCTGAGCGAGGCGATGAAGCTGCCCAATCCGCCCGTGTCCATCATGATGACGGCCTATGGCTCGGTGGATACCGCAGTGGAGGCCATGCGCCGCGGGGCCTGGCACTTCGTCACCAAGCCGCTGAATCTTGACGAGGTCGAAATGCTGCTGAAGCGCGCCCTGCGCAATCGCAAGCTGGAGACGGAGAACACCCAGCTCCGCGCGCAAATCGCGGATTCCTCCGGTCTGGAACGCCTTGCAGGCAAGTCGCCTGCCATCCAGCGCGTGATCGATGTGGTCAGGCAGGTCGCGCCCACCCGCGCCACCGTGCTGATCGAAGGGGAATCAGGTACCGGGAAGGAGGTGGTGGCGCATGCAATCCACCGTCTCAGCGGCCGCCCGCCGGAGAAACTGGTGATCGTCCACTGCGCCGCTCTCGCCCCGCAGATTCTGGAAAGCGAGCTCTTCGGCCACGAGAAGGGGGCCTTCACCGGCGCGGTCCAGCGCCGCATCGGCCGCTTCGAGCAGGCGGATGGCGGCACCCTCTTCCTCGATGAGATCGGTGAGATCGATGCCTCGATCCAAGTGAAGCTCCTCCGCGCCCTTTCCGAGCGCACCATCGAGCGGGTCGGCTCGAATACCCCGGTGAAGGTGGATGTCCGCCTCGTCGCCGCCACCAACAAGAATCTCTCGGCCATGGTCGCGCGCGGGGATTTCCGGGAAGATCTTTACTTCCGCTTGAATGTCGTGCGGATCGAAATGCCGCCGTTGCGGGAGCGCGCGGAGGACATCGTGATCCTCGCCGGAGCCTTCCTGAAGGAGTTCGCGGAGGAAAACGGTCGCCCGGTGAAGCCTCTCAGCGATGCCGCACTTTCCCGCCTCCGTGCCTATCCGTGGCCCGGTAATGTCCGCGAGCTCCGCACCGCCATCGAGCACGGTGTGGTGATGAGCAATGACCCGGTGATCGACCTGCATCATTTGCCCTCCTCCGTGACGGGAGATGCCCCCCTCGCGATTCTCCCCGTGACGGTCCCGGCAGAGGGTAAAATCACCCTTGCCGCTCCCCGGGAATTCAACTTGCATGCGCTCGAAACTAGCGCCATCCGCTCCGCCCTGGCACAAGCCGGAGGCAACCGGACGCGGGCTGCCGAACTTCTCGGCATCAGCCGCCGAACCCTCCAGCGCAAGCTGAAGGAGGAGGAAGACTGAAGCTCGCCGAGGCCCCGCGACCGATTCCACATGAGCAGCCCCACGACCTCGCATTTTGAAACGGCGGTGATGATCCGCCGGATCTTGTTTTTC from the Luteolibacter rhizosphaerae genome contains:
- the trpB gene encoding tryptophan synthase subunit beta; amino-acid sequence: MPTLTTPLPDATGHFGQFGGMFVPETLMAPLQELSTAYDEARKDPEFQRELDDLLTNYVGRPTPLYFAERWTEKLGGAKIYLKREDLLHTGAHKINNAIGQILLAKRLGKKRIIAETGAGQHGVATATVCARFGMDCVVYMGAVDMERQALNVARMRLMGAEVRAVTAGQATLKEAVNEAMRDWVATVDHTHYILGSALGSHPFPMMVRDFHRVIGLEAREQILAKEGRLPDLLVACVGGGSNAIGLFHPFLQDEDVRMVGVEAGGLGILPEKHAARFQGGKLGVLQGTKTWLLANEDGQIELTHSVSAGLDYAAVGPEHAYLQNIGRVEYTYATDDEALSAFKELAHTEGILPALESSHAMAYVSKIAGSLPKDSIIIANLSGRGDKDVEQAAKYLLGGV
- the bioD gene encoding dethiobiotin synthase; this translates as MSYFVTGTDTGVGKTRFSCLLVEALRAEGIDAAGFKPVCCGDRDDAVHLAAASGGLTPDEVNPVWLKASVAPLVAGMLENRPVDPQDLIAKYRSFACEHRQVIVEGAGGWRVPLADGYDMADLAKDLGLPVILVVGNRLGALNHTILTVDSIRAKGLTIAGLVMNHLADELDTAAITNKGMIEQLTGVPILAEIIHGQDFLDVEPFLQG
- the cdaA gene encoding diadenylate cyclase CdaA, producing the protein MAWEQLRDHWRDGVEILILAVAIYQIYRAFRATRGARILVGLVVILVSVTLILSQFEFQVIWWLVQRAAILLLFSLPIIFQPELRNALSKLGSSRLFNFSNKSQLDFLEVFEDSVVMLSKKRIGALFAIERDIDLKPFEETGVRLNADFSPELAMTIFFPKTPLHDGGMVIADKKMSAAACVFPVSQRELSDRSIGLRHRAAIGVTEETDCVAVIVSEETGAISICIEGVLERNLGEEKFRARMAQIFLANDDKNEKGAPKELDPEDRVAAARDRDLVSD
- the folP gene encoding dihydropteroate synthase; amino-acid sequence: MWWQTARSRMDLTRQGKIMGILNVTPDSFSDGGRHAGVEAALKHARTMIRDGAEIIDVGGESTRPGAPEVAIAEEIARTRPVIDALRAEWDGCISIDTSKAAVAEAALLAGADVVNDVSGLTADPEMVRVCAASGCGVVVMHMQGDPRTMQVAPHYEDVVAEVREFFEERLATLERGGIRREAICFDPGIGFGKTIRHNLKLLRDIGSLTVGGRPVLLGVSRKSFIGKALGSDDLADRAWPTVAITASTREAGVMIHRVHEVKPNHQALRMAEAILQGVNFPE
- a CDS encoding MarC family protein → MDLLALAVTLFLVLDPFGNAAIFHSVLAKIPEDRRRRVLARELIFALVILLGFLFVGKYLLAFLGVRPATLSISGGILLFLIALGMVFPTRSMLGESGDEEPFIVPLAVPLMAGPSSIALIFLTATKYPLQIGSIALAVSAAWLVSAVILYFSPALLRLLGTKGTRALERLMGLLLILVSVQMFLDGVSTYSASSAP
- a CDS encoding acylphosphatase yields the protein MIARRVIFEGRVQGVGFRYTTKDIAKGFEVCGTVKNLVDGTVELEVMGERDEVEAFLKEIAEESPLAHNIKGMHVKNIPPLEGVKGFTIER
- the cutA gene encoding divalent-cation tolerance protein CutA; this encodes MENAMVVLCTFPDIEQARQIGAALVERQVAACVNLLPGVESIYRWEGKVEQASEVMGIIKTTCYPELEAAIRELHPYEVPEILALPIAAGSTGYLEWLVASCRG
- a CDS encoding sensor histidine kinase, coding for MKPGFLDKILARIDRIDPAEARQLLDRLVREKGFLEQVFEALHEGVIVLDGEGEISFINGAACRFFGLNPEAAQGTLITARIPGLDWASLVKPGMVVSRDLEIFYPENRFLNFYLSPIKHEQSPGTNFGWVMLVRDLTVTRAEAEQTLESERLNALTLLAAGVAHEIGNPLNSLDIHLQLMARKLKKLPPGDRKPLEENLETARSEIKRLDTILRQFLQAIRPTTPNRERCDLPKVLSDALRLLEPELETRGIAVELSLATDFPLMEVDSGQFQQVFYNLIRNAYQAIGGAGGIIRVSARANEYEAIFTIEDNGTGIPPEQMGSLFEPYRTTKQSGTGLGLLIVRRVVREHGGEIEVQSEPGSGTRILIHLPRGPRPVRLLEADRVIDIEASSH
- a CDS encoding sigma-54-dependent transcriptional regulator: MTPTLLIADDERATRDGLRSALEEEFEVFTASNSKEALQVLKSEPIDLLLTDLRMGGDSGMDLLSEAMKLPNPPVSIMMTAYGSVDTAVEAMRRGAWHFVTKPLNLDEVEMLLKRALRNRKLETENTQLRAQIADSSGLERLAGKSPAIQRVIDVVRQVAPTRATVLIEGESGTGKEVVAHAIHRLSGRPPEKLVIVHCAALAPQILESELFGHEKGAFTGAVQRRIGRFEQADGGTLFLDEIGEIDASIQVKLLRALSERTIERVGSNTPVKVDVRLVAATNKNLSAMVARGDFREDLYFRLNVVRIEMPPLRERAEDIVILAGAFLKEFAEENGRPVKPLSDAALSRLRAYPWPGNVRELRTAIEHGVVMSNDPVIDLHHLPSSVTGDAPLAILPVTVPAEGKITLAAPREFNLHALETSAIRSALAQAGGNRTRAAELLGISRRTLQRKLKEEED